The stretch of DNA AACTCCAAAGCCAAAATTCCTAGTTGCCCAGAAAATCGAGTTCCTCTATCCTTCAGGGCAGGGATGGCTTCGTCCTGGGACGTGAGTGCAAAATATCTGGGCTCTGTGCTACCAGTGCTGCCAGAAAGGAGAGGTCAAAACTGCGTTTCCATTGGAAAGCAATGCCAGTGCTCCTGACGTGCTGCATACATGTGAGCAGCCGACGCCTCCCACACGGTCACAAGGCACTGGCTCTAAGCGAATTTGCTCAGCTCCCACCAGCTGCTACTGGTGTTTAGTTCCGTGGTTTGTGCATTTTGTGGTTGACATACTAAGGCACAGAGGTTGAGTCAGTTGTCCAAACTCACTCAGCTATGAAGTAGATAAGCCTGGATCCAAACTGCGTGAGGGACCGTGAGTCCATGCCCCACACGCCCCACTCACTGCCCCTCGGGTCACAGGATGAGGACCAGGCACATGCAGGGCTGGCTAGAGGCCATTCTGTCCAGCCTGTCCAAGGTCAGCCACAAGGCCCACCCACTCTGGCAGGAAGGCCGCTTACGGCCTAAAGACCACGTTGAAAGGGGAGTTGGGCAGGGTGAAGTTGGCCAGGTTGACAGTGTCCCCGCCCGCGAGGTACGCGGCCCAGACCCCGAAGGTGCCCACAGTGATGATGGTGTGGTTGCACTGTGTGAGCAGTGCGAAGTCCTTGGCAGGTGAGCCCTGGAGGCCATTGCCAGCGAACACCACGTCCCCAAGGGAGCTGTTGATGCTCTCCCGGCACCAGGCCATGTCATCGCTGGTGACCACAAAGACCGGGAGGCGGCAGCAGGCCGGGAACCAGTCCAGGGCCCGCTGCAGGTAGCCCCTGTCGGCCAGCATCCCCTTCCATACGCGCGGCATGACACGGACATAGTCCCCCCGGGCGCACATGGACCCCCACGAAGGTCGCCTGCCCTGCCCACTTGGCCTGCAGGCCCCGCAGGAACTTCTGGGCCTCCTCGCGCACGTGGTCGTGCAGGGTGAACTCCTGGAGGATCTCCTGGCGGAGGTGGTAGTAGAAGGTCCAGGAGCAGGGGTAGCCCGTGAGGCGGACATAGCGCCCCGGGATGTGGCGGTACTCCTCCTCCATCCAGTCGTTCAGGTGGTAGTTCTGCCAGGGGATCCTGCTGGCCATGGCGCTGTGCAGCACCAGCAGGGTGATTCTGAAGATGGGGGCCAGGGTGCTGTGCATCTGGGCCGGGATGAAGGCGGGCCGCCCGTTCATCTTGGCCAGGGCATACAGCGTGGCGTACTCACCCATCTGGTTCCCCAGGCGGCCCTTGGAGTTGATAGTGAACAGGCCCTCCCGGGGCAGGTGTCTGGGGGCCAGGACCACACGGGCTGAGTATGCCCAGGGCGCAGGCACCAGAGCCAGGCGCTGGTGGCAGTGAAAGATGGTGGACACCACAAAAATGGCAAAGACGAAGTAGAAGGTGGAGAAGGAAGGGCGGGTGGCCCAGAATCCCTTGACGgctgtggggaggagagaggacatGGTCAGGAGGGACGGCTGGGGGGACAGGAGTCTCTTCACCCATCCCCTGCCaaagtcattcattcactcactcaatcCATCCAAGCCTCTGTCCTGAGCACCACAGTGCATGGGAGAGGCCTCAGAGCACAGACCCCGGGGTCTTTCCACCTGAGGCTGAGTTCCTGCTGGAAGTCCCAGCCTCACCAGCACCTTGTGACTTCAGTCAAGTTACTGCACCTCGCTGAGCACAgcggcttgtgcctgtaatcctggcactttgggaggctgagatgggaggatcacttgagcctaagttcaagaccagcttgagcaaaaaaagtgagaccctatctttacaaaaaaaaaaaaattttttttttttaaattagtcaagcatggtggcatgcacctgtagtcccagctacttgggaggctgaggtgggaggattgcttgagcccaggaggttgaggctgcagtcaactgtgattgtgcccctgcactccagcctgggcaacagagcaagaccctgtctcaaaaacaacaagaagttactgagtctctctgagtctgtttcctcacctgttaaATCGGGATGAGTAGATGGAACTATTTGAAAGCGCCAATATTTAACCCAATTTTACCTACACTCatggccatttcttttttttttttttttggcgatggagtcttgctttgtcacccaggctgaagtgcagtgacacgatcttggctcactgcaacctccgcctcccgggttcaagcgattctcctgcctcagcctcctgagtagttgggattacatgcatgcactgccacccctggctaatttttgtatttttagtagagacggggtttccccatggtggccaggctggtctcgaactcttgacctcgtgatccacccacctcagcctcccaaagtggtgggattacaggcatgagccaccgtgcctggcctactcaCGGCCATTTCTATGGTTCTACCTCACAGAACTACCTCATGGGGTTGCTTGAAGATTAAATGTGATGATTTTGTAAAGCAGTGCCTCGCACACAGGAAATGCCCTGTATGTGTTGGAAAATCAATACCTgcagtggctgggcacggtggttcacacctgtaaccccagcacttcgggaggccgaggtgggcggatcacctgaggtcaggagcttgagaccagcctggccaacatggcaaaaccccatctccactaaaaatacaaaaattagccaggcatggtggcgggtgcctgtaatcccagctactcaggaggctgaggcaggagaatcgcttgaacccaggaggtggagtttgcagtgagccgagattgtgccactgcactccagcctgggtgacagaacgagactgtctcaaaaaaaataaaaataacataaataaaatcaatacttGCAGAGTATTTATTACAATGCCAGGCACGGTGCTCAGGGCCAGGAAGCCAGCAGACGACAAAACAGATAAGAATCTTTGGTGCCCGTGCAGAGGGAAAGAGCACAG from Gorilla gorilla gorilla isolate KB3781 chromosome 20, NHGRI_mGorGor1-v2.1_pri, whole genome shotgun sequence encodes:
- the LOC134757697 gene encoding galactoside alpha-(1,2)-fucosyltransferase 2-like; this encodes MAWCRESINSSLGDVVFAGNGLQGSPAKDFALLTQCNHTIITVGTFGVWAAYLAGGDTVNLANFTLPNSPFNVVFRP